Proteins encoded in a region of the Planococcus shixiaomingii genome:
- the helD gene encoding RNA polymerase recycling motor HelD, whose protein sequence is MDPEFQREQKRVDRVMKEIAVQMERLENDTSRQRDEVVRIRRHFWDENKVSIDSFDDFLETIIGLRQEAQALSATESIHKQSAKKLTELRGLQKTPYFGRIDFIEEGQPAKEAIYIGISTLTDASGEEFLVYDWRAPVSSVYYDYQPGLAEYATPGGTVKGRLEKKWQYQIRGGVLQSMFDTSLTIGDEILQQVLGKSADKQMRSIVATIQQEQNRIIRHDRTRLLIVHGAAGSGKTSAALQRIAYLLYKYRDRLNADQIILFSPNAMFSHYVSNVLPELGEENMQQVTFQDYLHHRLSAQFEIENPYGQLEYALTATDEPAYKARMAGIRFKASVYFFEAIKSYRKALEKSGMRFKGMSFRGEPIVSAKQVEERFYTSDTSLRFYSRLEKLRDWLLRQLNEVEQLEWKEPWVEEAIELLSNDDYSKAQAYLAKKSGLKRKATADYEMDPKDLARLVVHQKLKPLRKKIRAFGFVDIKGIYRQLFEGSLETSERLPLEWADICRSTLDRLDEKKLFYEDATPFLLMKELILGFQTNSSIKHIVVDEAQDYSPFQFEFLKRLFPAAKMTVLGDFNQAIFAHTDGIGDFGVLTSLYGPEETEVIDLVRSYRATKPIIEFTRMLIPGGERIIPFEREGERPVLTQAADHAELHRRIADKVADLRSKSYGSIAIICKSAAESARAYGALSGIEGIKQLKSGSAEYQQGVVVLPSYLAKGIEFDAVILYDASAQVYGEESLRRIFYTACTRAMHELQIYCVGEPSPFLVEASRNKLVQT, encoded by the coding sequence GTGGATCCGGAATTCCAGCGGGAACAAAAACGGGTGGACCGTGTCATGAAGGAAATTGCAGTGCAGATGGAGCGGCTGGAGAACGACACGTCGCGGCAGCGGGACGAAGTGGTGCGCATCCGCCGGCATTTCTGGGATGAAAACAAAGTGAGCATTGATTCGTTCGATGATTTTTTGGAAACCATTATCGGCTTGCGGCAGGAAGCCCAGGCCTTGTCAGCAACTGAAAGCATCCATAAGCAATCAGCCAAGAAATTGACCGAGCTGCGCGGCTTGCAGAAAACGCCTTATTTCGGCCGGATCGATTTTATTGAAGAAGGCCAGCCGGCTAAAGAAGCGATTTATATCGGCATCTCGACATTGACGGACGCAAGCGGTGAAGAGTTTCTTGTCTACGACTGGCGGGCGCCTGTCTCGAGCGTCTATTACGATTACCAGCCCGGACTGGCTGAATATGCGACGCCGGGCGGGACTGTCAAAGGCCGGTTGGAGAAAAAGTGGCAATACCAGATCCGCGGCGGCGTGCTGCAGTCGATGTTCGATACGAGCCTCACCATTGGAGACGAGATCCTGCAGCAAGTGCTCGGCAAAAGCGCCGACAAACAGATGCGCAGCATCGTCGCGACCATTCAGCAGGAGCAGAACCGCATCATCCGCCACGACCGCACGCGCCTGCTCATTGTCCACGGGGCAGCGGGCAGCGGGAAAACATCGGCCGCTTTGCAGCGTATTGCTTACCTGCTCTACAAATACCGCGACCGGCTGAATGCCGATCAGATCATCCTGTTTTCACCGAACGCCATGTTCAGCCACTATGTCTCGAATGTATTGCCGGAGCTCGGCGAAGAGAACATGCAGCAGGTGACATTTCAGGATTACCTGCATCACCGGCTGAGCGCGCAATTTGAAATTGAGAATCCCTACGGCCAGCTGGAATATGCCCTCACGGCAACGGATGAGCCGGCCTACAAGGCCAGGATGGCGGGAATCCGCTTCAAGGCCTCTGTCTATTTTTTTGAGGCCATCAAATCCTACCGGAAAGCGCTCGAGAAATCGGGGATGCGATTCAAGGGCATGAGCTTCAGGGGAGAACCCATCGTCAGCGCCAAACAAGTTGAAGAAAGGTTTTACACGAGCGACACCTCCTTGCGCTTTTACAGCCGGCTGGAAAAATTGCGGGATTGGCTGTTGCGCCAGCTGAATGAAGTAGAGCAACTGGAATGGAAGGAACCCTGGGTGGAGGAGGCCATCGAGCTGCTCAGCAACGATGATTACTCGAAAGCGCAGGCCTATTTAGCGAAAAAAAGCGGCTTGAAACGAAAAGCGACAGCCGATTACGAAATGGACCCCAAAGATCTTGCTCGGCTGGTTGTCCACCAAAAGCTGAAACCGCTCCGGAAAAAAATCCGGGCTTTCGGCTTTGTCGACATCAAAGGCATCTACAGACAGCTTTTTGAGGGATCCTTGGAAACGAGCGAACGGCTGCCTTTGGAGTGGGCGGATATTTGCCGCTCGACCCTGGACAGGCTGGACGAGAAAAAATTATTTTACGAGGATGCCACTCCGTTTTTGCTGATGAAAGAGCTGATTCTGGGATTCCAGACGAACTCGTCGATCAAACACATCGTCGTCGATGAAGCCCAGGACTATTCGCCGTTTCAGTTTGAGTTTTTGAAGCGACTGTTTCCTGCGGCGAAGATGACGGTGCTCGGCGATTTTAATCAGGCTATCTTCGCACATACGGATGGAATAGGTGATTTTGGGGTGCTGACAAGCCTCTACGGACCGGAGGAAACCGAAGTAATCGATCTGGTGCGCAGCTACCGTGCCACAAAACCGATCATCGAATTTACCCGCATGCTGATACCCGGCGGAGAACGGATCATCCCGTTCGAACGGGAAGGCGAGCGGCCGGTGTTGACCCAAGCAGCCGATCATGCCGAACTGCATCGCCGAATCGCGGACAAAGTCGCGGACCTCAGAAGCAAAAGCTACGGCAGCATCGCCATCATCTGCAAATCAGCCGCGGAAAGCGCACGTGCTTACGGCGCGCTGTCCGGCATCGAAGGCATCAAGCAGTTAAAAAGCGGCTCGGCTGAATACCAGCAGGGAGTGGTGGTCCTGCCGTCGTATTTGGCAAAAGGCATCGAGTTCGACGCCGTCATCCTTTACGACGCCTCGGCGCAAGTGTACGGAGAGGAAAGCCTGCGCAGAATTTTCTACACCGCCTGTACGAGAGCGATGCACGAGCTGCAGATTTATTGTGTGGGGGAACCAAGTCCGTTTTTAGTGGAAGCTTCGCGAAATAAGCTGGTCCAGACTTGA
- a CDS encoding M42 family metallopeptidase, which translates to MFKEQFYQNLKELAALPGSPGREQKVVKRIVELLEPYAEVEVDHMGNVYAVLEGNKPGPTVMVSSHSDEIGCMVSAIDPKGFLRMERTGGMMDALLVGRKVNVNGHFGVVGVKAGHLQTAAEQTKVVPIENLYVDIGASSREEVLAMGVNIGDSITYLSDLDRFTNSDLICGKAIDNRSCCVLLVELFKTLQDKEFSGKLVGLVAVQEEVGLRGAQIAGYKIDPDFAIVLDTIACADTPDGNHYPIAIGKGPVLPLMSGGGAMGNIMSEQMKNLITSYAEKLDIPYQLSVMPKGTTDLSSIHLVKEGIQGAAITFPRRYSHSPVEMANLADFEAGFKLLEAMLRDSGNWGKLSFI; encoded by the coding sequence ATGTTTAAAGAACAGTTTTATCAAAATCTAAAAGAACTCGCTGCGTTGCCGGGCAGTCCGGGCAGGGAGCAGAAAGTCGTCAAGCGCATAGTGGAACTCTTGGAGCCGTACGCGGAAGTTGAAGTGGACCATATGGGCAATGTCTATGCGGTTTTGGAAGGCAACAAACCCGGACCTACCGTCATGGTTTCCAGCCATTCGGATGAAATCGGCTGCATGGTCAGCGCCATTGATCCTAAAGGATTCTTGCGGATGGAGCGGACAGGCGGCATGATGGATGCGCTTTTGGTCGGCCGAAAAGTGAACGTCAACGGCCATTTCGGCGTCGTCGGCGTAAAGGCGGGGCATCTGCAGACGGCAGCTGAACAAACAAAAGTCGTGCCGATCGAGAACTTGTACGTCGATATCGGCGCGTCGTCGAGGGAAGAAGTGCTGGCTATGGGCGTTAACATCGGCGACTCGATTACCTACCTTAGCGATCTCGACCGCTTCACCAACTCCGATTTGATCTGCGGCAAGGCGATCGACAACCGGAGCTGCTGTGTGCTGTTAGTGGAGCTGTTTAAAACACTGCAGGACAAAGAGTTCAGCGGAAAGCTGGTCGGCTTGGTGGCGGTCCAGGAGGAGGTTGGTCTCCGCGGCGCTCAAATCGCCGGCTACAAGATCGATCCGGATTTCGCCATCGTCCTCGACACCATCGCGTGCGCGGATACGCCGGACGGCAACCATTACCCGATCGCCATTGGAAAAGGGCCGGTGCTGCCGCTGATGTCGGGGGGAGGCGCAATGGGCAACATTATGTCCGAGCAAATGAAAAACCTCATCACGTCCTATGCCGAAAAGCTGGACATCCCGTATCAGCTGTCAGTCATGCCGAAAGGGACGACAGACCTTTCTTCGATCCACCTGGTGAAGGAAGGAATCCAGGGAGCCGCCATCACGTTCCCGCGCAGGTATTCCCACTCGCCGGTTGAAATGGCGAACTTGGCGGATTTCGAGGCCGGCTTCAAGCTGCTGGAAGCGATGCTGCGGGACAGCGGAAATTGGGGGAAATTGAGTTTTATCTAA
- the fdhD gene encoding formate dehydrogenase accessory sulfurtransferase FdhD, with the protein MEQHNIRTVMRYANGAFTEKEDRVVVEEPITIHINGREFITIVCSPEWIEDMAVGFLASEGIIPNHKDIKDIRVDEKAGAVYITADKVYPFYEQLQNKRFISSCCGMSRQGFVFAHDAITAKTMKEARVKLTPEDCFALMRRMDDSAETFRKTGGVHNAALCSTDGFFLSRVDIGRHNALDKIYGHCLRNGIPVRDKVIVFSGRISSEILLKVAKIGCEIILSKSAPTELALELADELGITAVGFIRGESFNLYTHPERIVADERAGTTASDL; encoded by the coding sequence ATGGAACAGCATAACATACGCACCGTTATGCGCTACGCAAACGGGGCATTCACCGAAAAAGAGGACCGGGTCGTCGTCGAAGAGCCGATCACCATCCACATCAACGGGCGGGAATTCATCACCATCGTCTGCTCGCCGGAATGGATCGAGGACATGGCGGTCGGATTTCTGGCGTCCGAAGGCATCATCCCGAACCATAAGGACATCAAAGACATCCGGGTGGACGAAAAAGCTGGCGCCGTCTACATCACGGCGGACAAGGTCTATCCGTTTTATGAACAGCTGCAGAACAAACGCTTTATCTCATCATGCTGCGGCATGAGCCGCCAGGGCTTTGTGTTTGCCCACGACGCCATCACCGCGAAGACGATGAAAGAGGCACGGGTCAAGCTGACGCCGGAAGACTGTTTTGCGCTGATGCGGCGGATGGACGACAGCGCCGAGACGTTCCGCAAGACCGGCGGCGTCCATAACGCGGCGCTTTGCAGCACGGACGGCTTTTTCCTGTCGCGCGTCGACATCGGGCGGCACAACGCGCTCGATAAAATCTACGGGCACTGCTTGCGCAACGGCATCCCGGTCCGCGACAAAGTCATCGTCTTCAGCGGCCGCATCTCGTCTGAAATCTTATTGAAAGTCGCGAAGATCGGCTGCGAAATCATCCTGTCGAAATCCGCGCCGACCGAACTCGCACTGGAACTCGCCGATGAACTCGGCATCACGGCCGTCGGGTTTATCCGCGGGGAGTCGTTCAATTTGTATACGCACCCGGAGCGGATTGTAGCGGACGAGCGTGCCGGAACGACAGCTTCAGATCTTTAA
- the fdhF gene encoding formate dehydrogenase subunit alpha, giving the protein MPIIINGSAFDFEPGQTILQVVNAYKITHPQICYMPEVDPIETCDTCIAEVDGQLVRTCSTKAADGMNVQLGSTRAKAAQTEAMDRILENHLLYCTVCDNNNGNCKVHNTVDMMEIEHQKYPFEPKCSTDAVDFTNPFYRYDPNQCIACGQCVEACQNLQVNETLTMDWERDRPIVLWDGGAKINDSSCVSCGHCVTVCPCNALMENTMLGEAGFMTKLKPEILNPMIDLVKDVEPGYSGILAISDAEAAMRHTRMKKTKTVCTFCGVGCSFEVWTKDREILKIQPVSEAPANQISTCVKGKFGWDFINSDKRITTPLIRQGDEFVEATWEEALDLVASKLGGYKRDYGKDAIGVISSSKITNEDNYVLQKIARQVFESNNIDNCSRYCQSPATDGLFRTVGMGGDAGSIKDIAKAGLVIIVGANPAEGHPVLATRIKRAHKLHGQKLIVADLRRNEMAERSDLFISPKQGTDQVWLMAVTKYMIDNNLHDETFIQDNVNFYAEFKEVLERYTLDYAERETGIAQETLIEIAHAIHEADGTCILWGMGVTQNTGGSDTSAAISNLLLVTGNYRRPGAGAYPLRGHNNVQGACDMGSLPGWLPGYQHVTDDAAREKFERAYGVKIDSKPGYDNVTMLRAIDAGKMKAMYLVGEDMALVDSNSNHVDKVLSKLDFFVVQDVFFSRTAQYADVILPAAPSLEKDGTFTNTERRVQRLYKALPELGDSKPDWWITQEIANRLGAGWNYSHPSDIFDEMASLAPLFSQANYDVLEGWNSFQWGSLDGSHTPVLYLDGFNFEDKKARFSLFEWVQPVVFPDEYDLHINNGRLLEQFHEGNLSDKSRGIHQKMPQTFVEVSPELAKARGVEDGSLVRLVSPYGALKVPAFVTDRVKGNELFMPMHSTNKETAINFLTGPAVDRVTNTPAFKQTKVRLELLEKKGKSPISKSNPRGKKRTPTRGIEVERKWQRPGYVPLTDQ; this is encoded by the coding sequence ATGCCGATCATCATTAACGGTTCAGCTTTTGACTTTGAACCCGGACAGACGATTCTCCAAGTCGTCAACGCCTATAAAATCACCCACCCGCAAATCTGCTATATGCCCGAAGTCGATCCCATCGAGACGTGCGACACGTGCATCGCGGAAGTGGACGGCCAGTTGGTGCGCACCTGTTCGACGAAAGCCGCGGATGGAATGAACGTCCAGCTCGGATCCACTCGCGCGAAAGCGGCGCAGACTGAAGCCATGGACCGGATACTCGAGAACCACCTGCTTTACTGCACGGTGTGCGACAACAACAACGGTAACTGCAAAGTACATAATACCGTTGACATGATGGAGATCGAACACCAGAAATACCCGTTCGAGCCGAAATGCTCGACCGATGCGGTGGATTTCACCAACCCGTTCTACCGCTACGACCCGAACCAGTGCATCGCCTGCGGCCAGTGCGTCGAAGCCTGCCAGAACCTGCAGGTCAATGAAACCTTGACGATGGACTGGGAACGCGACCGGCCGATTGTCTTGTGGGACGGCGGCGCGAAAATCAACGACTCGTCATGCGTCAGCTGCGGTCACTGTGTCACGGTCTGTCCGTGCAACGCCCTCATGGAAAACACCATGCTCGGCGAAGCCGGCTTTATGACCAAACTGAAACCGGAAATCCTGAATCCGATGATCGACCTCGTGAAAGACGTCGAACCAGGCTACAGCGGGATTTTGGCAATTTCCGACGCCGAAGCGGCGATGCGCCACACCCGCATGAAAAAGACCAAGACCGTCTGCACCTTCTGCGGCGTCGGCTGTTCGTTCGAAGTGTGGACAAAAGACCGCGAGATTTTGAAAATCCAGCCGGTATCGGAAGCGCCGGCAAACCAGATTTCAACATGCGTCAAAGGGAAATTCGGCTGGGATTTCATCAACAGCGACAAGCGCATTACTACACCACTTATCCGACAAGGCGACGAATTCGTCGAAGCCACGTGGGAAGAAGCGCTCGACCTCGTCGCGTCGAAACTCGGCGGCTACAAGCGTGACTACGGGAAAGATGCCATTGGCGTCATTTCCTCTTCGAAAATCACCAACGAAGACAATTACGTGCTCCAGAAAATCGCGCGCCAGGTGTTCGAGTCGAACAACATCGACAACTGCTCGCGCTATTGCCAGTCGCCGGCAACGGACGGCCTGTTCCGCACGGTCGGCATGGGCGGCGACGCCGGATCGATCAAGGACATTGCGAAAGCCGGCCTTGTCATCATTGTCGGCGCCAACCCGGCGGAAGGCCATCCGGTGCTCGCGACCCGCATCAAACGGGCGCATAAATTGCACGGCCAGAAACTGATCGTCGCGGACCTGCGCCGCAACGAAATGGCGGAGCGTTCGGATCTTTTCATCAGTCCGAAACAAGGAACCGACCAGGTATGGCTGATGGCCGTGACGAAATACATGATTGACAACAACCTTCACGACGAAACGTTCATCCAGGACAACGTCAATTTCTACGCGGAATTCAAAGAAGTGCTCGAGAGATACACGCTTGACTATGCGGAAAGAGAAACCGGCATTGCGCAGGAAACGTTGATCGAGATTGCGCACGCCATCCACGAAGCGGACGGCACATGCATCCTGTGGGGCATGGGCGTTACACAGAACACCGGCGGTTCGGACACATCCGCCGCAATTTCCAACTTGCTGCTGGTGACGGGCAACTACCGCCGTCCTGGCGCTGGCGCTTACCCGCTCCGAGGCCACAACAACGTGCAAGGTGCCTGCGACATGGGTTCATTGCCGGGCTGGCTTCCGGGCTATCAGCACGTCACCGACGATGCGGCCCGCGAAAAGTTTGAGCGCGCTTACGGCGTAAAAATCGACTCCAAGCCAGGATATGACAACGTCACGATGCTGCGTGCGATCGATGCCGGTAAGATGAAGGCGATGTACTTGGTCGGCGAAGACATGGCGCTCGTCGATTCCAACTCCAACCACGTCGACAAAGTGCTGTCGAAACTCGACTTCTTTGTTGTCCAGGACGTCTTCTTCTCGCGGACGGCCCAATATGCCGATGTGATTTTGCCGGCTGCCCCGTCGCTTGAAAAAGACGGCACGTTCACCAACACCGAGCGCCGCGTCCAGCGTTTGTACAAGGCGCTGCCGGAACTCGGCGACTCGAAGCCAGACTGGTGGATCACCCAGGAAATCGCCAACCGCTTGGGCGCCGGCTGGAACTACAGCCATCCGAGCGACATTTTCGATGAGATGGCAAGTTTGGCTCCGCTCTTCTCCCAGGCAAACTATGACGTATTGGAAGGGTGGAACAGTTTCCAATGGGGCAGCCTTGACGGCTCGCACACGCCGGTCCTTTACCTTGACGGCTTCAACTTTGAGGACAAGAAAGCTCGCTTCTCCCTGTTTGAATGGGTTCAGCCAGTGGTGTTCCCGGACGAGTACGACCTGCACATCAACAACGGACGGCTGCTTGAGCAGTTCCACGAAGGCAACTTGTCCGACAAATCGCGCGGCATCCATCAAAAAATGCCGCAAACCTTTGTCGAAGTGTCGCCGGAACTGGCGAAAGCGCGCGGCGTCGAAGATGGCTCGCTTGTGCGGCTGGTCTCCCCTTACGGCGCACTGAAAGTGCCGGCATTCGTCACCGACCGCGTGAAAGGCAATGAGCTGTTCATGCCGATGCACTCGACCAACAAGGAAACGGCCATCAACTTTTTGACGGGACCTGCCGTTGACCGGGTCACCAACACACCGGCCTTTAAGCAGACGAAAGTACGCCTTGAACTGCTCGAGAAAAAAGGCAAAAGCCCGATCTCAAAATCGAATCCGCGCGGCAAAAAGCGCACGCCGACACGAGGCATCGAAGTCGAACGGAAATGGCAGCGCCCGGGTTACGTGCCGCTGACCGATCAATAA
- a CDS encoding DUF1641 domain-containing protein: protein MATPITQITKRQLTPEEEKEKKLGELETLLVQQDQALNKILEITGELNDAGILDAVRAMVKARENLTGIAVHQASREPVTNLINNAMKAAAVVTTIDPNTTARVMNSVKSGLDEAELQRDNPKKVGVFRLIKALRDPDINRSIRFGLNFLKGMGRELGRK, encoded by the coding sequence ATGGCAACACCGATCACCCAGATCACCAAGCGGCAGCTGACGCCGGAAGAAGAAAAAGAGAAGAAACTGGGCGAACTTGAGACCCTGCTCGTCCAGCAGGACCAGGCGCTCAATAAAATACTCGAAATAACCGGCGAATTGAACGATGCGGGAATACTCGATGCGGTGCGGGCAATGGTCAAAGCGCGGGAAAATCTGACCGGCATCGCCGTCCACCAGGCTTCCCGCGAACCGGTCACCAACCTCATCAACAATGCAATGAAAGCGGCGGCCGTCGTCACCACCATCGACCCGAACACCACGGCACGCGTCATGAACAGCGTCAAAAGCGGGCTCGATGAAGCGGAACTGCAGCGGGACAACCCGAAAAAAGTCGGCGTCTTCCGCCTAATAAAAGCGCTGCGTGACCCCGACATCAACCGCTCTATCCGTTTCGGACTCAACTTCCTGAAAGGCATGGGACGCGAGCTCGGCCGGAAATAA
- a CDS encoding Bax inhibitor-1/YccA family protein has product MYSQYELEKEMPNNEMLKSVLSFFSVLWVISGIGVIAGQFVPPALMLPLMVVEVVLLISMIFIRKARKAGSTFAMVFALISGITLYPVLTYYVGSLGGEVVLAVFVSTAVVFAAYGLVGYRLNKNLVGWSSYLFVALIAFFVISLFGFFVPFSSGFAMILSMGGVLLFSLYTIYDFNRIRHQPMSQEDVPFVAIGLYLDFLNLFLNILRLTSFLSRD; this is encoded by the coding sequence ATGTATTCACAATATGAATTAGAAAAAGAGATGCCGAATAACGAAATGCTGAAAAGCGTCTTGAGCTTCTTTTCGGTGTTATGGGTGATTTCAGGGATCGGCGTCATCGCAGGGCAATTCGTGCCGCCTGCTTTGATGCTTCCATTGATGGTCGTCGAGGTCGTTCTTCTGATCTCCATGATTTTCATCCGCAAAGCTAGAAAAGCGGGAAGCACATTTGCGATGGTCTTCGCTTTGATCAGCGGTATCACGCTTTATCCCGTGCTGACTTACTATGTCGGCAGCTTGGGCGGAGAAGTCGTCTTGGCCGTCTTCGTTTCGACTGCGGTCGTTTTTGCGGCATACGGATTGGTCGGCTACCGATTGAATAAAAACCTTGTGGGTTGGTCGAGCTACCTGTTTGTCGCGCTGATCGCATTTTTCGTAATCTCGCTCTTCGGTTTCTTCGTTCCGTTCTCAAGCGGCTTTGCGATGATCCTGTCAATGGGAGGCGTCTTGCTGTTCTCGCTTTATACAATCTATGATTTCAACCGTATCCGCCACCAGCCGATGTCGCAAGAAGATGTGCCATTCGTGGCTATCGGCTTGTACTTGGATTTCTTGAATCTGTTCTTGAATATCCTGCGTCTTACATCGTTTTTATCAAGAGACTAA
- a CDS encoding SAP domain-containing protein → MTKFSPPAINNKNSKYKVEDILVLHELNKRPTFVNAPLETFSGHTHSIDSFKTRNIFLDFLKVVSNLQENELIRENLPREILKHLTVVEMKVILKAVYKPVNGTRDVLINRIETHATDEDISNHTDKSCFVLTELGLKVLGKYKNVLWIHKNKEDIFRYPLFYESKFDEYYFIDHWELNPSNTIIDYYESKNSGIVARIYQIENNREKSFLYGLRKLTEEINLQLEKCKEGGWFNTSAGLGEFFSLYASPVLGEPLSSKTIFKALNISDDNFEDILKYIYDFAIKDPSLVTFNNFNEIIIALLTKPGDELYIRVLEENLVTNIIKKI, encoded by the coding sequence ATGACGAAATTTAGCCCACCTGCAATAAACAACAAGAATAGTAAATATAAAGTCGAAGATATTCTAGTGTTACATGAGTTAAATAAAAGACCTACTTTTGTAAATGCTCCTTTAGAAACCTTTTCTGGTCATACACACTCGATAGACTCGTTTAAAACGAGAAATATATTTCTTGATTTTCTTAAAGTTGTTTCAAATTTACAAGAAAATGAATTGATAAGAGAGAATCTGCCTAGAGAAATATTAAAGCATTTAACAGTTGTAGAAATGAAAGTTATCCTTAAGGCAGTATATAAACCAGTTAATGGTACAAGAGATGTATTAATTAATAGAATAGAGACACATGCAACTGATGAAGATATTAGTAATCATACAGATAAGAGTTGTTTTGTTCTTACAGAACTCGGTTTAAAGGTGCTGGGAAAATATAAGAATGTCCTTTGGATACATAAAAATAAAGAGGATATTTTTAGGTATCCACTTTTCTACGAGAGTAAGTTTGATGAATACTACTTTATAGATCATTGGGAATTAAATCCGTCAAATACAATAATTGATTATTATGAATCAAAAAATAGTGGAATAGTAGCACGTATATATCAGATAGAAAACAATCGAGAAAAATCATTCCTGTATGGGCTTAGGAAATTAACAGAAGAAATTAATTTGCAATTAGAAAAATGTAAAGAAGGTGGTTGGTTTAACACAAGTGCGGGATTAGGCGAATTTTTCTCTCTTTACGCAAGTCCGGTATTAGGCGAACCTCTGTCCTCGAAAACAATCTTCAAGGCTTTGAATATTAGTGATGATAATTTTGAGGACATTTTAAAATATATCTACGACTTTGCAATAAAAGATCCTTCATTAGTAACCTTTAACAACTTTAATGAAATTATTATTGCTCTATTGACTAAACCTGGTGATGAACTTTATATCAGAGTATTAGAGGAAAATTTGGTCACGAACATTATCAAGAAGATATAA
- a CDS encoding cold-shock protein codes for MEQGTVKWFNAEKGFGFIEREAGDDVFVHFSAIQSEGFKSLDEGQNVTFEIEQGQRGLQATNVQKA; via the coding sequence ATGGAACAAGGTACAGTTAAATGGTTTAATGCAGAAAAAGGTTTTGGATTTATCGAGCGTGAAGCAGGAGATGACGTATTCGTACATTTCTCAGCAATCCAAAGCGAAGGTTTCAAATCTTTAGACGAAGGTCAAAATGTAACGTTTGAAATTGAACAAGGACAACGTGGCCTACAAGCTACTAACGTTCAAAAAGCTTAA
- a CDS encoding GNAT family N-acetyltransferase, producing MEIKRGKNTYYIGEHAESPDAEIHFVPATPALIIIDHTYVSESLRGQKVGEQLVKQVVDYAREGQIKIVPHCPFAKTQFAAYAEYRDVLAT from the coding sequence ATGGAAATCAAACGTGGAAAAAATACATACTATATTGGCGAACATGCTGAAAGTCCGGATGCCGAGATTCACTTTGTTCCCGCGACACCTGCATTGATCATCATTGATCACACCTATGTCAGCGAAAGTCTGCGCGGACAAAAGGTAGGAGAGCAATTGGTAAAACAAGTCGTTGACTATGCTAGAGAAGGGCAGATAAAAATTGTACCTCATTGTCCGTTCGCAAAAACTCAGTTTGCTGCCTATGCAGAGTACAGAGATGTTCTAGCTACCTAA